A window from Methylococcus mesophilus encodes these proteins:
- a CDS encoding NADH:ubiquinone reductase (Na(+)-transporting) subunit B, producing the protein MSARQFLDKLHPLFAKGGRFEKLYPVYEMVDTFLYTPSDVTHGATHVRDSVDLKRVMTYVWIAVLPCMLMALFNTGYQANLAMTSLGMESAPGWRGAIINLFGHNPWNPLSDLVHGALYFIPIYVVTLVAGGVWEVLFAVVRKHDVNEGFFVSSILFALTMPPNTPLWQVAIGISFGVVMGKEVFGGTGKNFLNPALTGRAFLYFAYPASMSGDMVWTAVDGFSGATALGLGALGGVDAIREAGIGWFQTFFGFERGSMGETSTLACLIGAAFLVYTRIASWRIIAGVFVGMVATSTLFNIIGSDSNAMFAMPWYWHLTLGGFAFGMSFMATDPVSAAHTNTGRWIFGALIGFMTVLIRVVNPAFPEGIMLAILFSNIFAPLIDYAVIKANIARRIKRHA; encoded by the coding sequence ATGTCAGCAAGGCAATTTCTCGACAAGCTGCACCCGCTCTTCGCCAAGGGCGGGCGTTTCGAAAAACTGTATCCCGTCTATGAGATGGTGGATACGTTCCTGTACACCCCGTCCGATGTGACCCACGGTGCAACGCATGTGCGCGACTCGGTCGACCTGAAACGGGTGATGACCTACGTCTGGATCGCGGTGCTGCCGTGCATGCTGATGGCGCTTTTCAATACCGGCTACCAGGCCAATCTCGCGATGACGTCTCTGGGGATGGAGTCGGCTCCGGGCTGGCGCGGCGCGATCATCAACCTGTTCGGACATAATCCGTGGAATCCGCTGTCGGACCTGGTGCACGGCGCGCTGTATTTCATCCCGATCTACGTCGTGACCCTCGTCGCAGGCGGCGTCTGGGAAGTATTGTTCGCGGTGGTGCGCAAGCATGACGTCAACGAGGGTTTCTTCGTGTCGTCGATCCTGTTTGCCCTGACCATGCCGCCGAACACGCCGTTATGGCAGGTCGCCATCGGCATTTCCTTCGGTGTGGTCATGGGTAAGGAAGTGTTCGGCGGGACCGGCAAGAACTTCCTCAACCCGGCGTTGACCGGCCGCGCGTTCCTGTACTTCGCCTATCCGGCTTCGATGTCGGGCGACATGGTGTGGACCGCGGTGGACGGTTTCAGCGGTGCCACGGCGCTGGGGTTGGGGGCGCTGGGCGGAGTCGATGCGATCCGCGAGGCGGGCATCGGCTGGTTCCAGACTTTCTTCGGCTTCGAGCGCGGCTCCATGGGCGAGACTTCGACCCTGGCCTGCCTCATCGGCGCGGCTTTCCTGGTCTACACCAGGATTGCCTCGTGGCGCATCATCGCCGGCGTTTTCGTCGGCATGGTGGCGACCTCTACGCTGTTCAACATCATCGGCAGCGATTCCAACGCCATGTTCGCGATGCCGTGGTATTGGCATCTGACGCTGGGCGGCTTCGCCTTCGGCATGAGCTTCATGGCGACCGACCCGGTCAGCGCGGCGCATACGAACACCGGCCGCTGGATCTTCGGCGCGCTGATCGGCTTCATGACGGTGCTGATTCGCGTGGTCAATCCCGCCTTCCCGGAAGGCATCATGCTGGCCATCCTCTTCTCCAACATCTTCGCTCCGCTCATCGATTACGCGGTCATCAAGGCGAACATCGCAAGAAGGATTAAACGTCATGCCTAA
- a CDS encoding Na(+)-translocating NADH-quinone reductase subunit C, with amino-acid sequence MPNAANSTNVQGGDKFAALKEKARVYAERVLALPNDSFEKTVAVAVGLCLVGAVLVSGSAVALKPLQESNKSRDEKVNILEVAGLLQDGTNIDEAFKNIEPRLVELATGDYSTALDPKAFDQRKAAKEPALSEAIPPEDDIASIKRKPKYAKVYLVKENGQLKSVILPVSGYGLWSTMYGFMALEADGETVIGLNLYDQAETPGLGGEVVNPKWKALWRGKKVYNYSKTTVHESNLSEKGQTIEIGEVALGLVKGGVDPSKPGAEYQVDALAGATLTSRGVSNLIRYWMGKDGFGPYLAKVRAGRG; translated from the coding sequence ATGCCTAACGCAGCAAATTCGACGAATGTGCAAGGCGGTGACAAGTTCGCCGCGCTGAAGGAAAAGGCCCGAGTCTACGCCGAGCGGGTGCTGGCGCTGCCAAACGACAGTTTCGAGAAGACCGTCGCCGTCGCGGTGGGGCTGTGTCTGGTTGGGGCCGTGCTGGTGTCCGGTTCCGCCGTGGCTCTCAAGCCGCTGCAGGAATCCAACAAATCCAGGGACGAGAAGGTCAACATCCTCGAGGTGGCTGGCCTGCTCCAGGACGGCACCAACATCGACGAGGCGTTCAAGAATATCGAACCCCGGCTCGTCGAGCTCGCCACGGGCGATTACAGCACGGCGCTGGACCCCAAGGCCTTCGATCAGCGCAAGGCTGCCAAGGAGCCGGCCCTGAGCGAGGCGATTCCGCCGGAGGACGACATTGCCAGCATCAAGCGCAAGCCCAAGTACGCCAAGGTCTATTTGGTGAAGGAGAACGGCCAGCTCAAGTCCGTGATCCTGCCAGTGAGCGGCTACGGCCTGTGGTCGACGATGTACGGTTTCATGGCGCTGGAGGCGGACGGTGAAACCGTGATCGGCCTCAATCTCTACGACCAGGCGGAAACGCCCGGACTGGGCGGCGAAGTGGTGAACCCGAAATGGAAAGCCTTGTGGAGGGGCAAGAAGGTTTACAACTATTCCAAGACCACGGTGCACGAAAGCAACCTGTCCGAGAAAGGGCAGACCATCGAAATCGGTGAAGTGGCGTTAGGGCTGGTCAAGGGCGGCGTCGACCCCAGCAAACCGGGTGCCGAGTACCAGGTGGACGCACTGGCCGGGGCAACCCTGACCAGCCGCGGCGTCAGCAACCTGATCCGCTACTGGATGGGCAAGGATGGCTTCGGACCGTATTTGGCGAAAGTTAGAGCTGGAAGAGGTTAA
- a CDS encoding NADH:ubiquinone reductase (Na(+)-transporting) subunit D yields the protein MNEESKKVLVEPLVDNNPITLQVLGICSALAVTSQLSTALIMSLALTSVTACSSAGIALIRNHIPSSVRIIAQMVIIASLVIVVDQLLKAFAFEVSKQLSVFVGLIITNCIVMGRAEAYAMKNPPWESFLDGIGNGLGYSLILVTVAVIRELLGSGKLLGIDVLPLVKDGGWYVPNGLLLLPPSAFFLIGLLIWAIRSWKTQQVEKADFVIATAHGEAH from the coding sequence ATGAACGAAGAATCGAAGAAAGTTCTCGTCGAACCCCTGGTCGACAATAATCCCATCACCCTGCAGGTGCTGGGGATATGTTCCGCCCTGGCCGTCACCTCGCAGCTGTCGACGGCGCTGATCATGAGTCTGGCGCTGACCTCGGTCACCGCCTGCTCCAGCGCGGGCATTGCCCTGATCCGCAACCACATTCCCAGCAGCGTGCGCATCATCGCTCAGATGGTAATCATCGCTTCGCTGGTGATCGTGGTGGATCAGCTGCTCAAGGCCTTCGCCTTCGAGGTCAGCAAGCAGCTGTCGGTGTTCGTCGGCCTCATCATCACCAACTGTATCGTGATGGGCCGCGCCGAGGCCTATGCCATGAAGAACCCGCCTTGGGAAAGCTTCCTGGACGGCATCGGCAACGGTTTGGGCTACAGCCTGATTCTGGTTACGGTCGCGGTGATCCGCGAACTGCTCGGTTCCGGCAAGCTGCTGGGTATCGACGTGCTGCCCCTGGTCAAGGACGGCGGCTGGTATGTGCCGAATGGCCTGCTGCTGCTGCCTCCGAGCGCGTTCTTCCTGATCGGCCTCCTGATCTGGGCGATCCGCTCCTGGAAGACCCAGCAGGTGGAAAAGGCCGATTTCGTGATCGCCACCGCACACGGGGAGGCACACTGA
- the nqrE gene encoding NADH:ubiquinone reductase (Na(+)-transporting) subunit E: MEAYINLFIKSVFIENMALSFFLGMCTFIAVSKKIETAVGLGIAVVIVQTLTVPANNLIYTYLLKEGALSWAGMRDVDLSFIALMACIGVIAAMVQILEMVLDKFFPALYNALGIFLPLITVNCAILAGSLFMIERDYNFSESVVYGVGSGFGWALAITAMAGVREKLKYSDVPAGLRGLGITFISAGLMALGFMAFSGIQL; this comes from the coding sequence ATGGAAGCCTATATCAATCTGTTCATCAAGTCGGTCTTCATCGAGAACATGGCCCTGTCGTTCTTCCTGGGCATGTGTACCTTCATTGCGGTATCGAAGAAGATCGAAACGGCCGTGGGGCTGGGCATCGCCGTGGTGATCGTGCAGACCCTGACGGTCCCGGCCAACAACCTGATCTACACCTATCTGCTCAAGGAAGGTGCCTTGTCCTGGGCGGGAATGCGCGACGTCGACCTCAGCTTCATTGCCCTGATGGCCTGTATCGGCGTGATCGCCGCCATGGTCCAGATCCTGGAGATGGTGCTCGACAAGTTCTTCCCGGCCCTCTACAACGCCTTGGGCATCTTCCTGCCGCTCATCACGGTGAACTGTGCCATCCTGGCCGGCTCGCTGTTCATGATCGAACGCGACTACAACTTCTCGGAGAGCGTGGTCTACGGCGTGGGCAGCGGCTTCGGCTGGGCGCTCGCCATCACCGCAATGGCCGGCGTGCGCGAGAAGCTCAAGTACAGCGACGTACCGGCGGGCCTGCGCGGCCTCGGCATCACCTTCATTTCCGCGGGTCTGATGGCGCTGGGTTTCATGGCCTTCTCCGGCATACAGTTATAA
- the nqrF gene encoding NADH:ubiquinone reductase (Na(+)-transporting) subunit F: MLEIILGVFFFTAIVVALVFVILGAKSKLVAEGNVEVLINGEKTIHVPIGSKLLTALADNNLFVSSACGGGGTCAQCRVQVLEGGGEILPTELSHITKREAAQGDRLSCQVTVKQNMKIHVHDEVFGVKKWECTVRSNHNVATFIKELVLELPAGEHVDFRAGGYIQIECPPYDCKFSDFDIEPEYRDDWDKYNFWRIESHVKSPTIRAYSMANYPEEKGIIMLNVRIATPPWGKEDQLPPGIMSSFIFNLKPGDKVTISGPFGEFFARDTDKEMVFVGGGAGMAPMRSHIFDQLRRLKSKRKMSFWYGARSLRETFYAEEFDKLQAENPNFKWHLGLSDPKPEDNWTGYTGFIHNILYEQYLKDHPAPEDCEYYMCGPPMMNTAVIKMLLDIGVDRENIMLDDFGG, translated from the coding sequence ATGTTGGAAATTATCTTAGGCGTATTTTTCTTCACGGCTATCGTCGTCGCCTTGGTCTTCGTGATTCTCGGAGCTAAGTCGAAACTGGTGGCCGAAGGCAACGTGGAGGTGCTGATCAACGGTGAGAAGACCATCCACGTTCCGATCGGCTCCAAGCTGCTGACGGCCCTGGCCGACAACAACCTGTTCGTGTCTTCGGCCTGCGGCGGCGGCGGCACCTGCGCCCAGTGCCGGGTGCAGGTGCTGGAAGGCGGCGGCGAGATCCTGCCGACCGAACTCTCGCACATCACCAAGCGCGAGGCGGCTCAGGGCGACCGGCTGTCCTGCCAGGTGACGGTCAAGCAGAATATGAAGATCCATGTGCATGACGAGGTGTTCGGCGTCAAGAAGTGGGAGTGCACCGTGCGCTCCAACCACAACGTCGCCACCTTCATCAAGGAACTGGTGCTGGAACTGCCGGCGGGCGAGCATGTCGACTTCCGGGCCGGCGGCTACATCCAGATCGAATGCCCGCCCTACGACTGCAAGTTCTCGGACTTCGACATCGAGCCCGAGTACCGCGACGACTGGGACAAGTACAACTTCTGGAGGATCGAGTCGCACGTCAAGTCGCCGACGATTCGCGCCTACTCGATGGCAAACTATCCGGAAGAGAAGGGCATCATCATGCTCAATGTCCGTATCGCCACGCCGCCCTGGGGCAAGGAAGACCAGTTGCCGCCGGGTATCATGTCGTCGTTCATCTTCAACCTGAAGCCGGGCGACAAGGTCACCATTTCCGGGCCGTTCGGCGAATTCTTCGCCCGCGACACCGACAAGGAGATGGTGTTCGTCGGCGGCGGCGCGGGTATGGCGCCGATGCGCTCGCACATCTTCGACCAGTTGCGTCGCCTGAAAAGCAAGCGCAAGATGAGCTTTTGGTACGGCGCACGCAGCCTGCGGGAAACGTTCTACGCCGAAGAGTTCGACAAGCTGCAGGCGGAGAACCCGAACTTCAAGTGGCACCTCGGGCTTTCCGATCCGAAGCCGGAAGACAACTGGACCGGTTACACGGGCTTCATCCACAACATCCTGTACGAGCAGTACCTCAAGGACCATCCGGCCCCCGAGGATTGCGAGTACTACATGTGCGGCCCGCCGATGATGAACACAGCTGTCATCAAGATGCTCCTCGATATTGGCGTCGATCGCGAAAACATCATGCTGGACGATTTCGGCGGCTGA
- a CDS encoding (Na+)-NQR maturation NqrM translates to MTLFLITFAIIGFVILMMSVGVIFGRPAIKGTCGGLNGSDCICTQKCEKRLKLEAEGKA, encoded by the coding sequence ATGACTCTATTCCTGATCACTTTCGCCATCATCGGTTTTGTCATCCTGATGATGTCCGTCGGCGTCATTTTCGGGCGGCCGGCGATCAAGGGCACCTGCGGGGGCCTCAATGGCAGCGACTGTATCTGCACCCAGAAATGCGAGAAGCGCCTCAAGCTGGAGGCCGAGGGCAAGGCCTAA
- the sbcB gene encoding exodeoxyribonuclease I produces MAAPASFYWYDLETFGTDPACDRIAQFAGVRTDLNFKPVGSPDVLYCRPSDDVVPHPEACLITGITPRRAAELGVRESEFISAIYGIFAQPGTCVLGYNTLRFDDEMLRHTFYRNLYDPYVREWKAGNSRWDVIDLARLTQALRPDGIEWPRDAAGAPVFKLERLAAANGIVHESAHDALSDVRATIGLARLISERQPRLFKFALENRGKQAVERLLALGSWQPVLHVSEKFPASRNCIACVLPLCRHPRIATRVIVFDLACDPAPLLDLAADEIRQRLFTPLAELPEGAERIPLKGVHTNRCPVVVPPSALRPADAERLGIDATVCRAHARRLQDHADEILPKVAAVFEAELQPESGLDPELMLYRGGFTPDADRRALERVHVQSPEQLARYRPRFVDGRFDELLFRFRARNFPETLNADERERWSRFRSGRLAGEGGGLSLAEFFSSIERLRGQERDPGKLAILDELEAYGRNLSG; encoded by the coding sequence ATGGCCGCCCCGGCTTCGTTCTACTGGTACGACCTGGAGACGTTCGGGACTGATCCCGCCTGCGACCGCATTGCCCAGTTCGCGGGGGTTCGGACCGATTTGAATTTCAAGCCGGTCGGTTCGCCCGACGTTCTGTATTGCCGGCCCTCGGATGACGTGGTGCCGCATCCCGAGGCCTGCCTCATCACCGGCATCACTCCCCGGCGGGCCGCCGAGCTTGGCGTGCGGGAAAGCGAGTTCATCTCCGCTATCTATGGCATCTTCGCGCAGCCCGGTACCTGCGTACTCGGCTACAACACCTTGCGTTTCGATGATGAAATGCTGCGCCACACTTTTTATCGGAACCTGTACGATCCTTACGTCCGCGAATGGAAAGCGGGCAATTCGCGCTGGGACGTCATCGACTTGGCGCGGCTGACTCAGGCGCTGCGGCCGGATGGGATCGAATGGCCGCGAGATGCCGCGGGAGCGCCAGTATTCAAGCTGGAGCGCCTGGCGGCGGCGAATGGCATCGTGCACGAGTCGGCGCATGATGCCTTGTCCGATGTGCGGGCGACGATAGGTTTGGCTCGGCTGATCAGCGAGCGCCAGCCGCGCTTGTTCAAGTTTGCCCTGGAAAATCGGGGTAAACAGGCCGTCGAACGGCTGCTGGCGCTGGGGAGCTGGCAGCCGGTGCTGCATGTCTCCGAGAAGTTTCCGGCGTCCAGGAACTGCATCGCCTGCGTGTTGCCGTTGTGCCGGCATCCGCGCATAGCGACGCGGGTCATCGTGTTCGATCTTGCCTGCGATCCAGCGCCGCTGCTCGATCTGGCGGCGGACGAGATCCGCCAGCGGCTGTTCACGCCGCTGGCGGAATTACCCGAAGGCGCCGAGCGGATTCCGTTGAAGGGCGTACATACCAACCGTTGCCCTGTGGTCGTCCCGCCGTCCGCATTGCGACCGGCAGATGCGGAGAGGCTCGGGATCGACGCCACCGTTTGCCGGGCGCACGCCCGCCGGTTGCAGGATCACGCGGACGAGATCCTCCCCAAGGTCGCCGCGGTGTTCGAGGCGGAGCTGCAGCCGGAATCCGGGCTCGATCCGGAGCTGATGCTCTATCGGGGAGGCTTCACGCCGGATGCCGACCGGCGCGCCCTGGAGCGGGTGCATGTGCAGTCGCCCGAGCAACTGGCCCGTTACCGTCCGCGATTCGTCGATGGGCGTTTCGACGAGCTTCTGTTCCGGTTCCGTGCCCGGAATTTTCCGGAGACCCTGAACGCAGACGAACGGGAGCGCTGGAGCCGGTTTCGGTCGGGCCGCCTGGCAGGCGAAGGCGGCGGCCTGAGCCTCGCGGAGTTCTTTTCTAGTATCGAGCGGCTTCGCGGCCAGGAACGTGATCCCGGCAAGCTGGCGATCCTGGATGAGCTGGAGGCTTATGGCAGGAACTTATCCGGTTAA
- a CDS encoding SRPBCC family protein, which yields MKKILLVATGLLVAWTGSAFAHGPTRQKVTETIEINAAPAVVWGIIKDFGKGEWMPQVASTTATGGNEKGATRDLKLKSGGIIKEELKSYDAEKMSYSYKITEVDPKDLPVANYSSSIAVTESGAGSTVEWNGAFYRSFMNNNPPPEENDEAALKAVTSVYKEGLANLKALAEKK from the coding sequence ATGAAGAAGATTCTGCTTGTCGCCACCGGATTGCTCGTCGCTTGGACCGGTTCAGCATTTGCCCACGGACCTACCCGCCAGAAAGTCACCGAGACCATCGAAATCAACGCCGCTCCCGCGGTCGTCTGGGGCATCATCAAGGACTTCGGCAAGGGCGAGTGGATGCCTCAGGTGGCGAGCACCACCGCGACGGGCGGCAACGAGAAGGGCGCGACGCGCGACTTGAAGCTCAAATCCGGCGGCATCATCAAGGAAGAGCTCAAGAGCTACGACGCCGAAAAGATGAGCTATTCGTACAAGATCACCGAAGTCGATCCGAAAGACCTGCCGGTCGCCAATTATTCGTCCAGCATCGCCGTCACGGAGTCCGGCGCCGGTTCGACCGTGGAATGGAACGGTGCATTCTACCGCTCCTTCATGAACAACAATCCCCCGCCGGAAGAAAACGACGAGGCTGCGCTGAAGGCGGTTACTTCGGTCTACAAAGAGGGCTTGGCCAACCTGAAGGCGCTGGCCGAGAAGAAATGA
- a CDS encoding YVTN family beta-propeller repeat protein: MRSMSMNAKAAALAAAFFASAVSAAPFAYVTNQKDDSVSVIDTASGEVRTTLKVGKEPAGVAVSRNGDRIVVTNAGGNSITLIDGRNLQVVGEIASAEGQVGVAVDAEGRFAYVADWYGRAVSVLDLENRVAVRRIPAGNVPAGLVLAPGGSRLYVANRDDDAIAEMNPASGETLRTVKVGKHPFGIALDPTSELLFSANVESNDVSIVDVRTLSVIATMKVGERPYAVAYVAPYKRLFVTNQYDNTVSVIDIEGRKVVDTIAVGEYPEGIALHPDGIHLYVANWFDNTVSVINGLSLKVERTIPTGNGSRAFGEFIGGV, translated from the coding sequence ATGCGCTCCATGTCTATGAACGCCAAGGCGGCGGCATTGGCCGCCGCCTTTTTTGCTTCCGCCGTTTCGGCAGCGCCGTTCGCGTACGTCACCAACCAGAAAGATGATAGCGTCTCCGTCATCGACACCGCCAGCGGGGAGGTCCGGACCACGCTGAAGGTGGGGAAGGAGCCGGCCGGCGTCGCCGTCAGCCGGAACGGCGATCGCATCGTAGTGACCAATGCCGGCGGCAACAGCATCACGCTGATCGACGGTCGGAACCTGCAAGTGGTGGGTGAGATCGCCTCCGCCGAAGGCCAGGTCGGCGTAGCGGTCGATGCCGAGGGGCGGTTCGCCTACGTGGCGGACTGGTACGGCAGGGCGGTCTCGGTGCTCGATCTGGAGAATAGGGTTGCCGTCCGCCGTATACCCGCGGGGAACGTTCCGGCCGGCTTGGTGCTCGCGCCCGGCGGTTCGCGCCTGTACGTCGCCAATCGCGACGACGACGCCATTGCCGAAATGAATCCGGCGAGCGGGGAAACCTTGCGTACGGTCAAGGTGGGCAAGCATCCCTTTGGGATCGCCCTCGATCCCACGAGTGAGCTCTTGTTTTCCGCCAATGTCGAAAGCAACGACGTCTCCATCGTGGACGTCCGGACGCTGTCGGTGATCGCGACGATGAAAGTCGGTGAGCGTCCCTATGCCGTGGCTTATGTGGCACCGTATAAGCGCCTCTTCGTCACCAACCAGTACGACAACACAGTCTCGGTCATCGATATCGAGGGCCGGAAAGTCGTGGATACCATCGCCGTGGGCGAATACCCGGAAGGCATCGCATTGCATCCCGACGGCATCCATCTCTATGTCGCCAATTGGTTTGACAACACCGTTTCGGTCATCAACGGCCTGTCGCTGAAGGTGGAGCGGACAATCCCCACCGGCAATGGCAGTCGGGCCTTCGGCGAATTCATCGGCGGTGTCTGA
- a CDS encoding bifunctional aminoglycoside phosphotransferase/ATP-binding protein yields MNEIAAQGAFPAGLMTAEAYPHPVSDIRLIETHISWVFLTGTYAYKVKKPVDFGFLDFSTLELRLRFCEEELRLNRRLAPEIYLAVCPIAGSPQTPRIEGEGSPFEYAVKMRQFAEGSLLADVAAAQALTADHIGALARLVAEFHCAIPQSGSEDDYGSLSSIRRATMDNFTHIEAILPPEHVARDIARLRESARRDHETLEGVFCARKREGYVRECHGDLHLANIALIDGKPVPFDAIEFNPELRWIDVISELAFVAMDLEARGLTRLAAKLVNGYLSITGDYGGMVLWDYYRRYRAMVRAKIAALTWEHTAQDAARDAHLAGFRSYVDYALSLLPDRPARLILMHGVSGSGKTHVAAQLAEETGAIMIRSDVERKRLASRCRADPAQVYLPAFTRTTYDRLLELAAPLLHAGLSVILDATFLERRYRDDARRVADTSGAGFAIIAMDAPEATLRERIRARQRAGADPSDADLDVLEQQLRSRIPLSEEEAGFTVNCGPDSTLPELLARLRDHRAQS; encoded by the coding sequence GTGAATGAAATCGCCGCACAAGGCGCATTCCCGGCCGGACTGATGACCGCCGAGGCCTATCCGCACCCGGTTTCCGACATCCGCCTGATCGAAACCCATATTTCCTGGGTGTTCCTGACCGGAACCTATGCCTACAAGGTCAAGAAACCCGTCGATTTCGGATTCCTCGACTTCTCCACCCTCGAACTGAGGCTGCGCTTCTGCGAGGAGGAACTCAGGCTGAACCGGAGGCTTGCGCCCGAAATCTATCTCGCCGTCTGTCCGATCGCCGGTTCGCCGCAAACGCCCCGCATCGAAGGCGAAGGCTCCCCGTTCGAATACGCGGTGAAGATGCGCCAATTTGCGGAAGGCTCGCTGCTCGCGGATGTGGCCGCGGCGCAGGCGCTGACGGCGGACCATATCGGCGCATTAGCCCGTCTCGTCGCCGAATTCCACTGCGCGATTCCGCAATCCGGCAGCGAAGACGACTACGGCAGCCTGTCGAGCATCCGCAGGGCGACGATGGATAATTTCACCCATATCGAGGCCATCCTGCCGCCGGAGCACGTGGCCCGGGACATCGCTCGACTCAGGGAATCAGCACGGCGGGATCACGAAACACTGGAAGGCGTGTTCTGCGCCCGGAAACGCGAAGGTTACGTCCGGGAATGCCACGGTGACCTCCATCTCGCCAACATCGCCTTGATCGATGGAAAGCCGGTTCCCTTCGATGCCATCGAATTCAATCCGGAACTGCGCTGGATCGACGTCATCAGCGAACTCGCGTTCGTCGCCATGGATCTCGAAGCGCGCGGCCTGACCCGGCTCGCGGCCAAGCTGGTGAACGGCTATTTGTCCATCACCGGCGACTACGGCGGCATGGTGCTGTGGGACTACTACCGGCGCTACCGGGCCATGGTCCGGGCCAAAATCGCCGCACTGACTTGGGAGCATACAGCGCAGGACGCCGCGAGAGACGCCCATCTTGCCGGTTTCCGCAGTTATGTCGACTACGCGCTCTCCCTATTGCCCGACCGGCCGGCCCGGCTGATCCTCATGCACGGCGTATCCGGCAGCGGAAAAACTCACGTAGCTGCGCAACTCGCCGAGGAAACCGGGGCAATCATGATCCGCTCGGATGTCGAACGCAAACGCCTGGCCTCGCGCTGCCGCGCCGATCCGGCCCAGGTGTACCTCCCCGCATTCACCCGCACCACTTACGACCGGCTGCTGGAGCTCGCAGCGCCTTTATTGCACGCCGGGCTGTCCGTCATACTCGACGCCACATTTCTCGAACGACGGTATCGGGACGATGCGAGACGGGTCGCGGACACATCCGGCGCCGGTTTCGCCATCATCGCCATGGATGCGCCGGAGGCGACATTGCGCGAACGCATCCGCGCCCGCCAAAGAGCGGGAGCCGACCCTTCGGACGCGGACCTCGACGTGCTGGAACAACAATTGCGGTCCCGCATCCCGCTGAGTGAGGAAGAGGCGGGGTTCACGGTAAACTGCGGCCCCGACAGCACCCTGCCGGAACTGCTGGCGCGGCTGAGGGATCATCGGGCGCAGTCCTGA
- the rnd gene encoding ribonuclease D: MPATMPSATTFIDSPSELAAFCNSISASPWIAVDTEFVRDKTYYPKFCLLQIANESQAACIDPLGIEDLQPVENLLFNRAITKVFHAARQDLEIFFHRFRSVPAPIFDTQLAAPLIGHPEQIGYASLVSTLLGVAVNKEHTRTDWTQRPLSAAQKEYAANDVIHLATLYPKIREQLDRLKRTSWLADDFAALENPRLYVNRPEDAWERIGGLDRLKPDQFALAVRLAAWRETTAQKNDLPRNWILRDDALLEIALRKPRSRDALQTLRGIELRAVQRYGDAMIALIQAPDDGGTLPPQPRRVQRRSAETEAILDAMSAVVRLRCIEHTINPSVVASRKDLEEVLESPANAKVMQGWRRNLAGSDIRAFLEGRALLRMSGDKLALTDRE, from the coding sequence ATGCCCGCCACCATGCCCTCGGCCACCACTTTCATCGATTCGCCCAGTGAACTTGCGGCATTCTGCAACTCGATCAGCGCGTCACCCTGGATCGCTGTGGATACCGAATTCGTTCGCGATAAGACCTATTATCCCAAATTCTGCCTGCTGCAGATCGCCAACGAGAGCCAGGCCGCCTGCATCGATCCGCTTGGCATCGAAGACCTGCAGCCGGTGGAGAACCTGCTGTTCAATCGAGCCATAACCAAGGTGTTCCACGCGGCGAGGCAGGATCTGGAAATTTTCTTCCACCGCTTCCGATCCGTTCCGGCCCCGATATTCGACACTCAGCTCGCCGCCCCCCTGATCGGGCATCCGGAGCAAATCGGCTATGCCAGCCTCGTCTCGACCCTGCTGGGCGTCGCCGTGAACAAGGAGCACACTCGCACCGACTGGACTCAACGCCCTCTATCGGCGGCGCAGAAGGAGTATGCGGCCAATGACGTGATCCATCTCGCCACCCTGTATCCGAAAATCCGCGAGCAACTTGACCGGCTAAAACGCACCTCCTGGCTGGCGGACGATTTCGCCGCGCTCGAAAATCCACGGCTGTATGTGAACCGCCCCGAGGACGCCTGGGAGCGCATCGGCGGGCTGGACCGACTGAAGCCGGACCAGTTCGCGCTGGCGGTGCGCCTCGCGGCCTGGCGGGAAACCACCGCCCAGAAGAACGACCTGCCCCGCAACTGGATCCTTCGCGATGACGCCTTGCTGGAAATTGCGCTGAGGAAACCCCGCAGCCGCGATGCCCTGCAGACGCTGAGAGGGATCGAATTGCGCGCGGTTCAGCGATATGGCGATGCGATGATCGCCCTTATCCAGGCGCCCGACGACGGAGGGACCTTGCCGCCGCAGCCTCGTCGCGTTCAGCGCCGCAGCGCCGAAACCGAAGCCATTCTCGATGCCATGTCCGCGGTAGTCCGGCTGCGGTGCATCGAACACACCATCAACCCATCCGTCGTCGCCAGCCGCAAAGACCTCGAGGAGGTATTGGAGTCTCCCGCCAACGCCAAAGTCATGCAGGGATGGCGGCGTAACCTGGCGGGGAGCGACATCCGGGCTTTCCTGGAAGGAAGAGCACTTCTGCGCATGAGCGGCGACAAGCTCGCCCTGACCGACCGTGAATGA